TTTTTGAAACAGAATGCTGTGCATTTTCAAATTTTTCCTGATAAGAAAGTCTTTTCTTTTCTTCAAACTGAATATGATTTCCTTTTAAAAAATCCTGAATTCTTTTTACTTCCTCATCGCTCAATTCACCTTCTTCCTGTAGAATAGTACAAACTTCAGAGATGTTAAATAAAGTGTGAACTCTGAAACCTTTGCTTTCCAAAAGCTGTTTGCCACCTTGTTCTCTGTCTAAAACAACAACAATGTCGGCAACTTTCAGATCTTCCTGCTCAACTTCAGCGATAGTTTCTACCAAAGATTTTCCGGAAGTGATCACATCTTCTACCAAAAGACAGTTTTGTCCTTTCTGGTAAATTCCTTCAATCATTTTTTTAGTTCCGTATTCTTTGGCTTCTTTTCTTTTAATAATTAATGGAATATAGCTTTCCAAAGACATTGCTGTAGCCATTGGAAGTGCAGCATAAGGAACTCCGCAAATCAGATCAAAATTATCTAACGGAAGCATTTCCAGTAAATAATTGGCGAGGTTTTTTAAGATTTTAGGATCTGATGCTAAAGGTCTTAAATCTACATAAAACGGACTTTCTATACCGCTTTTTAATGTAAATCTTCCAAATTTGATGATGCCCAGTTTGTAACATTCCAAAAAGAATTCTTTCTTACTTTCCATTAATTTTTTATTAGATTTTGCAAATTTAAGGATTTGATGTTAAAGTCAATTGTCAATCGTGAATTTTGCTTCACAAGTGAAGAATTAAACTTAAAAAAATAGAGAATGAAGTGAATTTACATTTCATTCTTCATAAAAAAACATCCCCGAAAGGATGTTGTTAATTATTTAAACGATTTCTGCGTCAATTATTTTTGCCCCGTTTGTACTGTATTTCTGTTCAGCTTCCCAAAGAAGAAATTTATCAACTTCCCTTATTAATTTTGGAATGGCTAAAGATAAAACTGCCAAATCATCCAGAACTCCCGCAACAATAATGAAGTCGGGAATGATATCAATAGGAGAGATGACGTAAAGAAGACCTACCAATGGTAAAATAAGATCCATCGACTTTACAGGATAATTACCTTTTCTCCACATATTCACCATTCTGAACATGTCCGGAATTTTTTTTAAG
Above is a genomic segment from Chryseobacterium mulctrae containing:
- a CDS encoding YkvA family protein, with product MKYSKLNLAKEAIAHKGFLKKIPDMFRMVNMWRKGNYPVKSMDLILPLVGLLYVISPIDIIPDFIIVAGVLDDLAVLSLAIPKLIREVDKFLLWEAEQKYSTNGAKIIDAEIV